One window from the genome of Cyprinus carpio isolate SPL01 chromosome B1, ASM1834038v1, whole genome shotgun sequence encodes:
- the LOC109087357 gene encoding secreted frizzled-related protein 2-like, whose translation MILAYLALLVALSLPGYLDAFHDLYAFDQPELFQGKSNCKPIPANLLLCHDIEYTDMRLPNLLGHETMNEILQQASSWTPLVQKQCHPDTKMFLCSLFAPVCLDDLDEPIQPCRSLCENVKSGCAPVMAAFGFPWPDMLDCNRFPLDNDLCIPPAGADVLVPVTKEVPRVCDACKEKPENDNEIVDSLCKNDFALKIKVKEISYMNGDTKIIPESTNKTIYKLNGAVTDHDFKKMVLWLKDGLQCVCDEMNDLNAAYLVMGQKMDGNLVITSLKRWQKGQQEFKRISRSIRELQC comes from the exons atgatactcgCGTATCTGGCGCTGCTGGTTGCGCTTTCCTTACCTGGATATCTGGATGCTTTTCATGACTTATACGCCTTCGACCAGCCCGAGCTCTTTCAGGGAAAGAGCAACTGCAAACCCATACCTGCAAACCTGCTCCTGTGCCATGATATCGAGTACACGGACATGCGTCTGCCTAACCTCCTCGGACACGAAACCATGAATGAGATTCTGCAGCAGGCTTCCTCCTGGACCCCTCTGGTGCAGAAACAGTGTCATCCGGACACCAAGATGTTTCTCTGTTCTCTTTTCGCACCTGTGTGTCTGGATGATCTGGACGAGCCGATTCAGCCGTGCAGGTCGCTGTGTGAGAACGTAAAGAGCGGCTGCGCTCCAGTGATGGCCGCGTTTGGGTTCCCTTGGCCGGACATGCTGGACTGCAATCGCTTCCCTCTGGATAATGACCTGTGCATACCACCTGCTGGCGCAGATGTTTTAGTTCCAGTCACCAAGGAag ttccaaGAGTGTGTGATGCCTGCAAAGAAAAGCCTGAGAATGACAATGAAATTGTGGACAGCCTGTGCAAAAATGACTTTG CTTTAAAGATCAAAGTCAAGGAGATCTCCTACATGAATGGTGACACCAAAATCATTCCAGAAAGCACGAACAAGACTATCTACAAGCTGAATGGTGCCGTTACTGATCATGACTTCAAGAAGATGGTTCTTTGGCTGAAAGATggtcttcagtgtgtgtgtgatgaaatgAATGACCTCAATGCCGCTTATCTGGTGATGGGCCAGAAGATGGATGGAAATTTGGTCATCACGTCATTAAAGCGCTGGCAGAAGGGTCAGCAGGAGTTTAAGAGAATTTCTCGTAGTATTCGCGAGCTTCAGTGCTAG